In Sphingobacterium sp. SRCM116780, the genomic stretch TATTCCAGCCTTAAAACGAGGTTTAAATCCTGCAGGTTTGCTCACAGATTCTTGTGAAGGTGTTACCTCTTGCTTGTCCTCAGTTGCTTGATTTTCTTGTGATGTAGTCTCCGATATTTCATTAGTTGCAGGCTTCGTTATTCCAGCCTTAAAACGAGGTTTAAATCCTGCAGGTTTGCTCGCAGATTCTTGTGAAGACGTTGCTTCTTGCTTGTCATCAGTTATTTGATCTTCCTGTGATGTAGTCGCCGATATTTCAGAAGTTACAGGATTCGTTACTCCAGCTTTGAAACGAGGTTTAAAACTAGTTGTTTGAATCGCTGCTTCAGGAGAAATGATTTGTCGCTCGGTTTTACCCACAGTTTCCAACAAATCTTTTTTCTCAACAATCTCTTCTGTTAATCGATAGCTTTTCCGAAGCCTATTGAACCAAAATTTCTTTGTATGATCAAAACTCTTTTCACCCATCGCCGTGAAATGCTTTTTAAATTCTTCATAAAGAGAAATATCCGCTTTTTCTAAAGCGATTAAATCGATCTTTTTTTTAATGAAAAATTCTTCAAAAGTCATCCTTAAAATATTTAATCTATTACAAATGTATACTATTTTATTAAGCTTTAATAGCTCTAAAGTTATTTTAACTAAATTCTATATATAAAGAAAGAGCGCCAAGGGCGCTCTTCTTATTTTATTCTTCAAAAAAAATTAAGCCATGTTATGGTATACTGCTTGCACATCGTCATCTTCTTCGATCTTGTCGATTAATTTTAATACATCAGCAGCATCTTCTTCTGAAATATCGGTGTGAGATAACGCAATACGTTCTAATTTGGCAGAGGTAACAGCAATCCCTTTTTCTTCTAGTAGACGTTGCATATTCCCGAAATCTTCAAATGAAGTTTGGGCAACAACAACATCATTTCCTTCTTCATCTGCTTCTACATACAATTCTTCAAGACCACCATCAATTAGTTCTAATTCTAACTCTTCAATGTCCACATCATCAGTAGCAGGAAATCTAAAAATAGATTTACGGTTGAAAACAAAATCTAAAGATCCTGTTTTACCCAATGTACCACCAGCTTTTGTGAAATAGCTGCGGACATTAGCAACGGTTCTATTTGTGTTATCTGTTGCCGTTTCAATTAAGATAGGCACTCCATGAGGTCCATACCCTTCATATACATATTCTTCATATCCTTTAGAATCTTTTTCAGAAGCTCTTTTTATTGCTGCTTCTACGCGATCCTTAGGCATGTTTACAGCTTTCGCGTTGTGTATTGCTGTACGTAATCTAGAATTAGATTCTGGGTGAGGTCCTCCATCCTTTACTGCAATTGCAATTTCTTTACCTAAGCGAGTAAATTGGATCGCCATTTTGGCCCAGCGTTTAAATTTACGCTCTTTTCTAAATTCGAAAGCTCTTCCCATGTTTATATTTTGTTTGTTTTAAGATTCTCAATCATATCGGCTGTAAGCTTTGCTAAGTCAAAAGCAGGCTTCCAGTTCCAATCTGCTCTCGCTGGAGAATCCTCAATACTAGCAGGCCAAGAGTCTGCGATAGCTTGTCTAGGATCATTCTCCGAGTAAGTGATCACAAAATTAGGAAGAATTTTTTTAATTTCTTCAGCCAGTTGTTTCGGAGTGAAACTTACAGCTGTTAAATTATAACTAGAACGAATCGTTAAACTTTCTTTTGGAGCATCCATTAATTGTAAAGTACCACGTATGGCGTCATCCATATACAACATTGGTAATGCTGTATTTTCAGATAAGAAGCACTCATAACTACCTTTTCTCAATGCATCATAAAAAATGTGAACAGCATAATCGGTTGTACCACCTCCTGGTTCTGCTTTCCATGAGATAATACCAGGATAACGTATACTGCGTATGTCCAATCCACGATGTTCTTGGTACCACTCAACAAGTCTTTCGCCAGCTAATTTACTAATACCATAGATTGTATTGGGATCCATAATACAATATTGATCAGTATTTGTTTTTGGTGAATGTGGACCAAATACGGCGATTGAACTAGGCCAAAAGATTTTAGAAACCTTATACTCAACTGCCAGATCAAGTACATTGAGCAGTCCATTCATATTTAGATCCCAAGCTTTCTGCGGATAGACTTCTCCAGTTGCAGACAACATGGCTGCTAATAAGTATACTTGAGTAGGTTTATATTTTTGGAATAGAAACGCTATAGCACTTTTATCAAGCACATTGAGAGGTTCAAAAATCTCCCCTTCTTTTAAATTTTGAGGCTCTCTGATGTCGGAAGTGATGACATTTTCAGGGCCGAATTTCTCTCTTAAAGCTATAGCCAATTCAGTTCCGATTTGACCATTTGCACCGATGATAATAATGCTTTCTTTCATTGCCACAAATATAGTATTTTTATTATCCGAATCAATGTTTCACATCTCTGCTTATTCGCGTAATAATTCTGTATATGCCTCATTAAAGCCTTTATTATCATGATATTCGGGTGGTTTGAAGAAAGACTAAATCGTTTTTTTTCGTTCTTAAATAGAGCTCGTCAGTTTAATTTTTATAACACTTTCTCGACTTTTATTATAGATCAATCGATTGATTATTTTTTCTTTTTTATACAGGGGAACAGTTCCTGATTTGAACTTTATTTCTCAGAATTTGTTATAAAATAGATACTCATCTCTTAAATAGATTTTTTTAAAATATTTTATTTTTTTTTGAAAAAAAAATTCAAGAATAATTTTTGATGATATAAACAGTAAAAATGATACAATTTTCGTCCTCTCTTATTGAAATGACTTCGTTCAATCAAATTAGGAATTTGTTGCAACCAGCTCGTTCAAACGCATAATGCTTTTATTTCTTATCCCGTTGAACATGAGAAATAAATTTATTATATGATAGTTATCAATTTATCAAATGTTACAGCTAATTATCCAATAACTTTCATTTAAAAACTTCTTTATTAATTTATAAGCTTTATTATAGTATTTTGAATTATTTTTTTAAAAAATATTATTTTATTCAATAAATTACAGTAAATTTATTCTTGAAAAGATTATAGTTTAAACGACAATTCTTTTTATTTAACCTAGACACCAACTAATTATTATTAATTTTTCATTTGTATCTTATAGCGATATATCAATTGCCGCATATTCATGTTCTAGGAAGGAATAGAATTCATTAGGAATATAGAAACGTATAAGATATTAGAGAGAGATCAGACCAAATTAAATAACCAATTGTTAATTATGATGAATATTTTAAAGAAAAGCCTTCTAATAACTTTTGTATTTCTTTTTATAAGTAAAATAACAAATGCTCAAAATTATCTAAAAGATATCATTAGTAATGTTACTCCACTTTCACCTGAGGCATCATCCATACAAAAATTTGGAAATTTACCAATAAACTATTCTGTGGGATTACCTTCTATCAGTGTTCCAATTTTCAGTTATTCAAATAAGGAGTTGGAACTGGAAATAGGATTAAATTATTCTGCTGGCGGAATAAAGGTGGATGAGATATCCTCCAGTATTGGAATCGGC encodes the following:
- a CDS encoding NAD-dependent epimerase/dehydratase family protein gives rise to the protein MKESIIIIGANGQIGTELAIALREKFGPENVITSDIREPQNLKEGEIFEPLNVLDKSAIAFLFQKYKPTQVYLLAAMLSATGEVYPQKAWDLNMNGLLNVLDLAVEYKVSKIFWPSSIAVFGPHSPKTNTDQYCIMDPNTIYGISKLAGERLVEWYQEHRGLDIRSIRYPGIISWKAEPGGGTTDYAVHIFYDALRKGSYECFLSENTALPMLYMDDAIRGTLQLMDAPKESLTIRSSYNLTAVSFTPKQLAEEIKKILPNFVITYSENDPRQAIADSWPASIEDSPARADWNWKPAFDLAKLTADMIENLKTNKI
- a CDS encoding YebC/PmpR family DNA-binding transcriptional regulator, whose amino-acid sequence is MGRAFEFRKERKFKRWAKMAIQFTRLGKEIAIAVKDGGPHPESNSRLRTAIHNAKAVNMPKDRVEAAIKRASEKDSKGYEEYVYEGYGPHGVPILIETATDNTNRTVANVRSYFTKAGGTLGKTGSLDFVFNRKSIFRFPATDDVDIEELELELIDGGLEELYVEADEEGNDVVVAQTSFEDFGNMQRLLEEKGIAVTSAKLERIALSHTDISEEDAADVLKLIDKIEEDDDVQAVYHNMA